From Geomonas agri, one genomic window encodes:
- a CDS encoding response regulator, whose product MDNARMSHAPTASPPPSPPPSADTVRVWTVTLLAFLVGLFLSGSTMLLFETTRQDSRRQAVSDLTTNAAHDIQEYLNRSISSTYALAAVIRQGNGRIDNFQELAREMLDLYPGLSALQLVPGGIITEIVPLQGNEKAIGLNLLDKSHANTEAVEALRHGSLTLAGPFQLVQGGLALMGRLPVYLKGSDGQKQFWGFTAAMIRLESFFEAVHLQTTLTPDLNYRISRIKPDTGALDVFWSHGAPLERPVSQHIALPNGEWLLSVEPVGGWYAQRVVLGEAALVLLLSSLCALTAYWLVRQPIVLRRMVDERTRELQATNARLQTEVVERRHAEEALQASEEKLRSIFASLTEVILVLDAEGRYLEIAPTSTKRLYLPPDELLGKKIPDLFPKELSDLFITTIGRALASGKTVTVDYALTLDDEEVWFTGNVTPMPGGRVIWSAHDITQRRRAEEERLKLEKQMLHAQKLESLGVLAGGIAHDFNNILTVIVGNTDLALMRLTPDSPVVDNLHRIELAATRASDLAHQMLAYSGKGHFITEELDLNRLVEEMGHMLSVSVSKKSQLVYNLCRPLPAVTADATQIRQVLMNLVINASEAIGDQSGTITVSTGSVECTDSLPGGGWLSDALQPGRYVYVKVSDTGCGMDRDLMAKIFEPFFTTKFTGRGLGMAAVLGIVRGHLGAIRVDSQPGQGSTFTVVLPAEDEPALLQHAAAAPQQTWRGSGTVLLIDDEDTIRALGSDMLGELGFQVVTAADGYEGIEIFRSRNDIVLVLLDLTMPQMDGEQCLMELRRMDPRVRVVMSSGFSEHEVSRKFLGKGISGFVQKPYKLSALREVLSSLDWESARQLR is encoded by the coding sequence ATGGACAACGCTCGCATGAGCCATGCGCCTACCGCGTCACCCCCCCCGTCACCACCGCCATCCGCGGACACTGTCCGGGTCTGGACTGTCACGCTCCTTGCTTTCCTGGTCGGCCTGTTCCTGTCCGGCTCCACCATGCTGCTGTTCGAGACCACGCGCCAGGACAGCCGCCGCCAGGCTGTCTCCGACCTCACCACCAACGCCGCCCACGACATCCAGGAGTACCTGAACCGCTCCATTTCCTCCACCTACGCCCTCGCCGCCGTGATCCGCCAGGGGAACGGACGCATCGATAACTTTCAGGAACTGGCCAGGGAGATGCTCGATCTCTACCCTGGGCTTTCCGCTCTGCAGCTGGTTCCCGGCGGCATCATCACCGAAATCGTCCCGTTGCAGGGGAACGAGAAGGCTATCGGCCTGAACCTCCTGGACAAGTCCCACGCCAACACAGAGGCCGTCGAGGCGTTGCGCCACGGTTCGCTCACCCTTGCTGGCCCGTTTCAACTGGTGCAGGGGGGACTCGCGCTCATGGGGCGGCTCCCGGTATACCTCAAGGGTTCCGACGGGCAGAAACAGTTCTGGGGCTTCACCGCCGCCATGATCCGCCTGGAGAGCTTCTTCGAGGCGGTGCACCTGCAGACCACGCTCACTCCCGACTTGAACTACCGGATCAGCCGGATCAAGCCCGATACCGGGGCCCTGGACGTCTTCTGGAGCCATGGCGCGCCCTTGGAACGCCCGGTAAGCCAGCACATCGCCCTCCCCAATGGGGAGTGGCTCCTGTCCGTCGAACCGGTGGGGGGATGGTACGCGCAACGGGTGGTCTTGGGAGAGGCGGCCCTGGTACTGCTCTTGAGTTCCCTGTGCGCGCTGACGGCCTACTGGCTGGTACGCCAGCCCATCGTTTTGAGACGGATGGTCGATGAGCGGACCCGCGAACTCCAGGCAACCAACGCGAGGCTGCAGACCGAGGTGGTCGAGCGCAGGCATGCCGAGGAGGCGCTGCAGGCCTCGGAGGAGAAGCTCCGCTCCATCTTTGCCTCCCTCACCGAGGTCATCCTGGTGCTGGACGCCGAAGGACGCTACCTGGAGATCGCACCCACCAGCACCAAGAGGCTGTATCTTCCCCCGGACGAGCTGCTGGGCAAGAAAATTCCCGATCTGTTCCCCAAGGAGCTGTCCGATCTCTTCATCACCACCATCGGCAGGGCGCTCGCTTCCGGGAAGACCGTGACGGTCGACTACGCCCTCACCCTCGACGATGAGGAGGTCTGGTTCACCGGCAACGTCACCCCCATGCCGGGCGGACGGGTGATCTGGTCCGCCCACGACATCACCCAGCGCAGACGGGCCGAGGAGGAGCGCCTGAAGCTGGAAAAGCAGATGCTGCATGCCCAGAAGCTGGAAAGCCTGGGCGTCCTGGCCGGCGGTATCGCTCACGATTTCAACAACATCCTCACCGTCATCGTCGGCAACACCGACCTGGCCCTGATGCGGCTCACCCCCGATTCCCCCGTGGTCGACAACCTGCACCGCATCGAGCTGGCGGCGACCAGGGCTTCGGACCTGGCGCACCAGATGCTCGCCTATTCCGGCAAGGGGCATTTCATAACCGAGGAACTGGACCTGAACCGACTGGTGGAGGAGATGGGGCACATGCTCAGCGTCTCCGTCTCTAAGAAGTCGCAACTCGTCTACAATCTGTGTCGCCCTCTGCCTGCGGTAACCGCCGATGCCACCCAGATCAGACAGGTGCTGATGAACCTGGTCATCAACGCCTCGGAGGCGATCGGCGACCAGAGCGGGACCATCACCGTATCCACCGGCAGTGTCGAGTGCACCGACTCCCTCCCTGGCGGCGGCTGGCTCTCCGATGCGCTCCAGCCCGGACGCTACGTCTACGTCAAGGTGTCCGACACCGGGTGCGGCATGGACCGTGACCTCATGGCCAAAATCTTCGAGCCGTTCTTCACCACCAAGTTCACCGGGCGGGGGCTGGGAATGGCAGCGGTACTGGGCATCGTGCGCGGCCACCTGGGCGCGATCCGCGTCGACAGCCAGCCGGGGCAGGGGAGTACCTTCACCGTGGTGCTTCCGGCGGAAGACGAGCCGGCCCTGCTCCAACATGCTGCTGCCGCACCGCAGCAGACCTGGCGCGGCAGCGGGACCGTCCTCCTGATCGACGACGAGGACACCATCCGGGCGCTCGGTAGCGACATGCTCGGCGAGTTGGGGTTCCAGGTGGTGACCGCCGCGGACGGGTACGAAGGAATAGAGATCTTCCGCAGCCGCAACGACATCGTCCTGGTGCTGCTCGACCTGACCATGCCGCAGATGGACGGGGAACAGTGCTTGATGGAACTGCGCCGGATGGATCCGCGGGTTAGGGTCGTGATGTCGAGCGGCTTCAGCGAGCACGAGGTGTCCCGAAAGTTCCTGGGCAAAGGGATTTCCGGTTTCGTGCAGAAGCCCTACAAGCTCTCGGCGTTGCGTGAGGTCCTCTCATCGCTGGACTGGGAGAGCGCCCGCCAGCTCCGTTAA